One Acidobacteriota bacterium DNA window includes the following coding sequences:
- a CDS encoding multidrug DMT transporter permease, with translation TDFVNLEPGKLGPYSAIFVFSAGLLASNFVWNTIVMKRPFVGPPVPFGDYVSKGSARLHSIGILGGMIWNLGMALSIIAAGAAGFAISYGLGQGATLVAALWGVFIWKEFTGAPAGTNRLLALMFVAFVVGLTLIVAARLA, from the coding sequence CCACCGACTTCGTCAACCTGGAGCCCGGCAAGCTCGGTCCTTACAGCGCCATCTTCGTGTTCTCGGCCGGGCTCCTGGCGTCCAACTTCGTGTGGAACACGATCGTGATGAAGCGCCCCTTCGTCGGGCCGCCGGTGCCGTTCGGGGATTATGTCTCCAAGGGATCGGCGCGGCTCCACTCGATTGGCATCCTCGGCGGGATGATCTGGAATCTGGGGATGGCGCTGAGCATCATCGCGGCGGGCGCGGCCGGCTTCGCGATCTCCTATGGCCTGGGGCAGGGCGCCACGCTCGTCGCCGCGCTGTGGGGTGTCTTCATCTGGAAAGAGTTCACGGGTGCGCCGGCGGGGACCAACCGCCTTCTAGCGCTCATGTTCGTGGCGTTTGTCGTCGGCCTGACGCTGATTGTGGCCGCCCGACTCGCGTAG
- a CDS encoding amidohydrolase family protein, whose amino-acid sequence MPTPCDLLLTNAHVLTMDEEFTVHAQGSIAVGGGEILAVGSVEPRYEPRETVDCRGRVVLPGLVNAHTHAPMTLLRGLADDLRLDVWLMGYMMPVEREFVRPDFVALGTKLACAEMIRSGTTCFADMYYFEESVAEATAAAGLRALCAQTVLKFPAPDAASFEDALARARDFIARWAGHPLVVPAVAPHAPYTCTTEILRSCAELASEFDVPLHTHLAETALEVEQSRREHGMPVVPWAKKQRLFDARVLAAHCVHVDEGEIRALKDAGAGIAHNPTSNLKLGSGISPVVKMLDIGAAVGIGTDGTASNNDLDMFEEMRLAALLAKGVSGDPTALPARQALSMATRIGARAVHLGALVGSIEPGKRADLIVVDLEQLHNVPRFRRDPQSVYAQLVYAGKSTDVVDVMCNGRWLMRERRLLTLDEDELRAAAADVARRVDRFLIHREQSVLQKLIAIGGATEEESFEVQVKARVASPDAVLRALASEAITAIRAVHYHQYDTYFFFDDPAQGRLRYREDAALDEGNAVTNVRARLTLTGLTHERAFGSVPLFRSRFLAPATHSLRFYREYFRPARERDIEKDRRRWLVGYRGVQFYVHLDRLLNPATDSYFLELKSRTWSRRDAEDKAGIILDLLDRLGASGAEIIQEDYVEL is encoded by the coding sequence ATGCCGACCCCCTGCGACCTGCTGCTCACCAACGCGCACGTCCTGACAATGGACGAGGAGTTCACGGTCCATGCGCAGGGCTCCATCGCCGTCGGCGGCGGCGAGATCCTTGCGGTCGGCAGCGTCGAGCCGCGATACGAGCCGCGTGAGACGGTGGACTGCAGGGGACGCGTGGTGCTCCCCGGCCTCGTGAACGCGCACACGCACGCGCCGATGACGCTGCTGCGCGGACTGGCCGACGACCTCCGCCTCGACGTCTGGCTGATGGGATACATGATGCCGGTCGAGCGGGAGTTCGTGCGGCCCGACTTCGTGGCGCTCGGCACGAAGCTCGCCTGCGCCGAGATGATTCGATCGGGGACGACGTGCTTCGCCGACATGTACTACTTCGAGGAGTCGGTCGCCGAAGCCACGGCCGCCGCGGGTCTGCGCGCCCTCTGCGCGCAGACGGTCCTCAAGTTCCCGGCCCCGGACGCCGCCAGCTTCGAGGACGCGCTGGCCCGCGCGCGGGACTTCATCGCGCGATGGGCGGGCCATCCGCTGGTGGTGCCGGCCGTCGCGCCGCACGCGCCGTACACGTGCACGACGGAGATTCTCCGTTCCTGCGCGGAACTCGCGTCCGAGTTCGACGTCCCGTTGCACACCCACCTGGCCGAGACGGCGCTCGAGGTCGAGCAGTCCCGGCGCGAGCACGGGATGCCGGTCGTCCCCTGGGCCAAGAAGCAGCGGCTGTTCGACGCGCGTGTGCTGGCCGCGCACTGCGTGCACGTGGACGAGGGAGAGATCCGGGCGCTCAAGGATGCGGGCGCGGGCATCGCGCACAACCCGACCAGCAACCTGAAGCTCGGTTCCGGCATTTCGCCGGTGGTCAAGATGCTCGACATCGGCGCTGCCGTCGGCATCGGCACCGACGGGACGGCGTCCAACAACGACCTCGACATGTTCGAGGAGATGCGTCTGGCTGCGTTGCTGGCCAAAGGCGTGAGCGGGGATCCAACGGCGCTGCCGGCCCGGCAGGCCCTGTCAATGGCGACGCGCATCGGCGCGCGCGCGGTGCACCTCGGCGCCCTCGTCGGCTCGATCGAGCCCGGCAAGCGCGCGGATCTCATCGTCGTCGATCTGGAGCAGCTCCACAACGTGCCGCGGTTCCGACGCGATCCACAGAGCGTCTACGCGCAGCTCGTCTACGCGGGCAAGTCGACCGACGTCGTGGACGTGATGTGCAACGGCCGATGGCTGATGCGCGAGCGGCGGCTGCTCACGCTCGACGAGGACGAACTGCGGGCGGCGGCCGCCGACGTGGCCCGGCGCGTCGACAGGTTTCTGATCCACCGCGAGCAGAGCGTGCTCCAGAAGCTCATCGCGATCGGGGGCGCGACGGAAGAGGAGAGCTTCGAGGTGCAGGTCAAGGCGCGCGTCGCGTCGCCCGACGCGGTGCTGCGCGCGCTGGCGAGCGAGGCGATCACGGCGATTCGCGCCGTCCACTACCACCAGTACGACACGTATTTCTTCTTCGACGACCCGGCCCAGGGCCGTTTGCGCTATCGCGAGGACGCGGCGCTCGACGAGGGGAACGCCGTCACGAACGTGCGGGCGCGGCTCACGCTCACCGGGCTGACGCACGAACGGGCGTTCGGCTCGGTGCCGCTGTTCCGCTCGCGGTTCCTCGCGCCCGCGACCCACTCGCTGCGCTTCTACCGCGAGTACTTCAGGCCGGCGCGCGAACGTGACATCGAGAAGGACCGCCGCCGGTGGCTGGTGGGTTACCGGGGCGTGCAGTTCTACGTGCATCTCGACCGCCTGCTGAATCCGGCGACCGACTCCTACTTCCTCGAGCTGAAGTCGCGGACCTGGTCCCGCCGCGACGCGGAGGACAAGGCCGGCATCATCCTCGATCTCCTGGACCGTCTCGGCGCGAGCGGCGCCGAGATAATCCAGGAAGACTACGTCGAGCTCTAG